The following nucleotide sequence is from Tardiphaga alba.
TTCCGCTGGGCGACCAAAATTTTCGGCACCATTTCAGCGCGTCATGCAATCGTCAATCAGAAATTGAGGATTGCGCGCAGGCCATTGGTCGGGGGTCTCGAAGAGGGTACGGCGGTGCGCCGATCAACCGCCGGTTACGCTCATATGCCGGCTGACGCTCGGGCGATTGTTGCGACGATCGATGATGAAATCATGGCCCTTCGGCTTGGTGCCGATGGCCCGATCGATGGTCGCATTCAGGAGGTCGTTGTCGGTCGATGCGCGCAGCGGCTTGCGCAGGTCGGACGCATCCTCGTGACCGAGGCAGGTATGGATCGTGCCGGTGCAGGTGATGCGGACGCGGTTGCAGCTTTCGCAGAAATTATGGGTCATCGGCGTGATGAACCCAAGCTTGCCACCGGTTTCGGCCACGCGGACATAACGGGCAGGGCCGCCGGTATCATCCGAAAGGTCGGTCAGCGTGTAATTGTTGGCGAGGCGCGAGCGCAGCAGGGATAGCGGCACATATTGGTCGATCCGGCCCTCGCCGATATCGCCCATGGGCATCACCTCGATCAGCGTCAGTGCCATGTCGCGGCCATGGGCCCATTCCATGAGCGCCGGAATCTCATCTTCGTTGAGGTTCTTCAGCGCGACGGCGTTGATCTTGACGGCGATGCCGGCAGCCTGTGCAGCATCGATGCCGGCCATCACCTTGGAGATGTCGCCCCAGCGCGTGATGGTCTTGAACTTGGTGGCGTCGAGCGTGTCCAGCGAGACGTTGATCCGCTTCACGCCGCAATCGGCGAGTTCATCGGCATATTTGGAAAGCAGCGAGCCATTGGTCGTAAGCGTCAGTTCCTTCAGCGCCCCCGTCTTCAGGTGCCGCGACAGGGAGCGCACGAGACCCATCACATTCCGGCGGACCAAAGGCTCGCCGCCGGTGAGTCGTAGTTTCGTCACGCCCCTAGCGATGAAGGCGGAGCAGAGGCGGTCGAGTTCTTCCAGCGTCAGCAGATCGGCTTTCGGCAGGAACGTCATGTCTTCCGACATGCAATAAAAGCAGCGCAGATCGCAGCGATCGGTGACCGAGACGCGCAGATAGCTGATCCGCCGGCCGAAGGGATCGGTCATGGCAGAGGAAGTCTGTGCAGGAATGAGATCGGTGACCGACATTCAAACGCCTTGCTGCATGCAACAAGCGACGCGCCCGCCGCTCGTCATAATCTAATCATGCAGTTGGCCCGGCACAATTGCGTCAGCGCAATTGTGCCGGCGGTTTGAGGTCCGATTTTATCGGGGATTTGGAAACGGCGAGCCGGCGGCGGCGGCCGGAGCTTCCGCGGGCGCTGCTGCCGGGGCGGCAGCACGTTTGGCGGCCTTGCGCGCCTTTCGCGCCGGCACTGCCGGCTGCAATTCGACGGCAACCGGGCTCGGATCGACGACAGTGCGCGCAGGCGAAGCGAATTCGGCCGGGAAGCGCGTGACGGTCACAGGCACCGTGGCAGGCTGGAACTTGGGCAGCGTGAAGGTCACGCTGAAATCGCCCTCGGTCACGATGGGCAGTGAGCAGGGGGTCGTACAGGCGGGGCCGACCGACGTCTTCGCCTCAGCGCCCGGAGGCGTCGATTCGAACTGGACGGTAATCGGTTCGGGTGCCGACTTGAAGGCATCCATGGAGAACGAGGAGCAGCCAGCGAGGCTTAGGCCCGCCGCCGTCAACACCAATACTCGACGCATCGTAAAATCCGTTATCTTTGCAGCTTGCCGCAGTCCCCATCGCAACCATAGGAGCGTGGGTCCGATGACGCAACCAGCCGGCGCGCGATAGTTAACTGATGGTTAATTCGGTTTCGGAGTGTTCCGAATAAGCCAGTCAAATGAGCATCGTAGCGTCACTTGCCGGGAACCAGTCGCTCAACCGTTGCGGGCAGGTCGCGGAAATGATCGATGACTACATCCGGCTTCAGCTCCGCGATCGGGGTGTCCGTATAGCCGAACGTCACGCCAATTACAGGCACATTGGCGCGGCGGGCCACGCCGACATCCGGCCCGGCATCGCCGACCATCACCACCGCCGACATCTCGCCGCCGGCCTGGGCGACGGTCTGCTGCAGGATCACGGGATCGGGCTTCGAGACGCCAAAAGTGTCGGCGCCGCAGATGGCCGCGAATCGGGCGGTGAGGCCCAGCTTTTCCAGCAGCCGTTTCGATAGCCATTCCAGCTTGTTGGTACAGACTGCGAAGCGGTATCCTTTTGCTTCCAGCACGTCGAGCGCTGCGATCAAGCCGTCGAAAGGGCGCGATTCATCGGCGATATGTTCGGCGTAATAGTCGATGAAATCGCCAGTCAGCTTGGTCACTTCCGCCGGTGTCATCTCGCGGCCCTCGACCTCCAGCCCGCGCTCGATCAGCTTCCGCGCGCCCTGGCCGATCATCTTGCGCGCCGATTCCAGTGGTACGGGCGCAAGACCTTCGCGGGCCAGTACGTGGTTGAGGGCGCTGATCAGATCAGGGGCGGTATCGACGAGGGTGCCGTCGAGGTCGAAAACGACGAGGGGGCTTTGGTCATGGGGGATCGCTACCGGTCCGGAAGCGATCCCGCAAGGGGGCATAGCCCCGCGGATCGCTCCCGTTATGGCCAGATATGGCAAGTCTGTATTCCCTGGGAATGCACGCCTTGCACCCTGTTCCTGCCCCCAAACGTCGCTAGATATGCCGCGCCTCCCGCTGACACGGGGCGATGCCAATAAGGACTGCCGCTGCGATGAATATGGACGAGCTGAAACGACAGGCTGCCGCCAAGGCGCTGGAACACGTGCAGGGTGGCATGAAGCTCGGCCTTGGCACTGGCTCGACCGCCAAGCACTTCGTCGATCTGCTCGGTGAGCGCGTGAAAGGCGGCCTCAAGATCATCGGCGTGCCGACCTCGGAAGCGACCCGCATCCAGGCTGAAGCCTGTGGCGTGCCGCTGACTACGCTCGACGAGATTGACCACCTCGACCTGACCGTGGACGGCGCCGATGAGGCCGATCCCGATCTCAACCTCATCAAGGGCGGCGGCGGTGCGTTGCTGCGCGAGAAGATCGTCGCGGCGGCCTCCGACCGCATGATCGTGATTGCCGACGACAGCAAATGGGTGCCGAAGCTCGGCCGTTTTCCGCTGCCCATTGAAGTGATCCCGTTCGGTCTCGGCGCCACGCGCCGCGCTATCGAAAGCGTGTTCGCGCAATGTGGGCTGACGGGCGAAATGGTCGTTCGTCCCGGCAAGGACGGCCATGCTTTCGTCACCGATGGCGGCCACTGGATTCTGGATGCCAAGCTCGGAACCATTACGGATGCACCGCGCCTTGGGACGCTGCTCGGTGCCATTCCCGGCGTCGTCGAACATGGACTGTTTATCGGCCTGGCGAACACGATCGTGCTCGCTGGTTCGGATGGAATTCGCGTCGTTGAGCGGCCCTAAGGCTGCGATCTCAAGGAGACTGTCATGAAGACCCTGTCGAAAATGCTGCTGTCCGCTGGCCTCGTGTTTGGCGTCGCGGCCGTCACTTTGCCGGCCTCTGCACAGGCGCCGGCTCCCGCCGCCGAGCGGCCGATCAAGCCGGCATCGCCGGCCGCCATCGGCTACGCCAAGGAAATCCTGCAGATGAAGAATGCGAGCGCCATGTATGCGAACGCCATTCCGAACATGGTCCAGCGCGTCAAGGATTCGCTGATGCAGAGCAATCTGAATTACCAGAAGGATCTCAACGAGGTCGCTGTCGTCGTTGCGCAAGCGAATGCCGGCCGCGACAAGGAGATCGGCGAGCAGATGGCGAAGATCTATGCCAGCGACTTCACCGAAGCC
It contains:
- the moaA gene encoding GTP 3',8-cyclase MoaA, with product MSVTDLIPAQTSSAMTDPFGRRISYLRVSVTDRCDLRCFYCMSEDMTFLPKADLLTLEELDRLCSAFIARGVTKLRLTGGEPLVRRNVMGLVRSLSRHLKTGALKELTLTTNGSLLSKYADELADCGVKRINVSLDTLDATKFKTITRWGDISKVMAGIDAAQAAGIAVKINAVALKNLNEDEIPALMEWAHGRDMALTLIEVMPMGDIGEGRIDQYVPLSLLRSRLANNYTLTDLSDDTGGPARYVRVAETGGKLGFITPMTHNFCESCNRVRITCTGTIHTCLGHEDASDLRKPLRASTDNDLLNATIDRAIGTKPKGHDFIIDRRNNRPSVSRHMSVTGG
- the gph gene encoding phosphoglycolate phosphatase (PGP is an essential enzyme in the glycolate salvage pathway in higher organisms (photorespiration in plants). Phosphoglycolate results from the oxidase activity of RubisCO in the Calvin cycle when concentrations of carbon dioxide are low relative to oxygen. This enzyme is a member of the Haloacid Dehalogenase (HAD) superfamily of aspartate-nucleophile hydrolase enzymes (PF00702).); the protein is MPPCGIASGPVAIPHDQSPLVVFDLDGTLVDTAPDLISALNHVLAREGLAPVPLESARKMIGQGARKLIERGLEVEGREMTPAEVTKLTGDFIDYYAEHIADESRPFDGLIAALDVLEAKGYRFAVCTNKLEWLSKRLLEKLGLTARFAAICGADTFGVSKPDPVILQQTVAQAGGEMSAVVMVGDAGPDVGVARRANVPVIGVTFGYTDTPIAELKPDVVIDHFRDLPATVERLVPGK
- the rpiA gene encoding ribose-5-phosphate isomerase RpiA, which translates into the protein MNMDELKRQAAAKALEHVQGGMKLGLGTGSTAKHFVDLLGERVKGGLKIIGVPTSEATRIQAEACGVPLTTLDEIDHLDLTVDGADEADPDLNLIKGGGGALLREKIVAAASDRMIVIADDSKWVPKLGRFPLPIEVIPFGLGATRRAIESVFAQCGLTGEMVVRPGKDGHAFVTDGGHWILDAKLGTITDAPRLGTLLGAIPGVVEHGLFIGLANTIVLAGSDGIRVVERP
- a CDS encoding DUF2059 domain-containing protein; translation: MKTLSKMLLSAGLVFGVAAVTLPASAQAPAPAAERPIKPASPAAIGYAKEILQMKNASAMYANAIPNMVQRVKDSLMQSNLNYQKDLNEVAVVVAQANAGRDKEIGEQMAKIYASDFTEAELKDLAAFYKSPLGQKLLQMEPQSISASVNYMQQWAQQFAEQVNGQFRAEMRKRGKEI